In Bythopirellula goksoeyrii, a single window of DNA contains:
- a CDS encoding alpha/beta hydrolase family protein, which translates to MNYSLLLCLPLVFLFISPGNADQASDKKKESDNVYAPLIDQGLEVVEFDVDVDGRQVPAVIASPSKEKIHSDPLLLLTIGGANTHLLPPNDLPAKYFLERGHRAVSLSVPSVASSLGTFGEMAAEGPDPTLEFIEEAQAVIDYCIVQGWAKPDRIVVTGISRYAYMAFRLMAADERLNIGGGFAPVTDWRDLSEIEPMKDKPEIIDLRLSKFADDLSGKKIYMAIGNHDDRVGTLSCCQFFLDLNTANEKKGLSRSLVDFFVTPDLGHRCGDEWYERGMEILLNTAQQQD; encoded by the coding sequence ATGAATTATTCACTACTCCTTTGCTTGCCACTGGTATTCCTCTTTATCTCACCAGGAAATGCGGATCAGGCAAGCGACAAGAAGAAGGAATCCGACAATGTCTACGCGCCGTTAATTGATCAAGGTTTGGAGGTGGTTGAATTCGATGTAGATGTCGACGGCCGTCAGGTCCCTGCGGTCATTGCCTCTCCCTCGAAGGAGAAGATTCACTCCGACCCGTTATTGTTACTTACAATTGGTGGGGCTAATACTCATCTACTGCCGCCAAACGATCTTCCTGCAAAATACTTCTTGGAACGAGGGCATCGCGCTGTTAGCCTTAGTGTTCCTAGTGTCGCCTCATCTTTGGGAACCTTTGGGGAGATGGCTGCTGAGGGTCCTGACCCCACCTTGGAATTTATCGAAGAGGCCCAAGCAGTAATCGATTACTGCATTGTGCAAGGATGGGCTAAGCCGGATCGCATCGTTGTGACGGGTATTTCCCGCTACGCCTACATGGCCTTTAGGCTGATGGCTGCAGATGAAAGACTGAATATTGGCGGAGGTTTTGCTCCTGTTACCGATTGGCGAGATCTCAGTGAAATCGAACCGATGAAGGACAAGCCGGAAATTATAGACCTTCGACTCTCAAAGTTTGCGGACGATCTGTCTGGAAAGAAGATCTATATGGCTATCGGGAATCACGATGATCGGGTTGGTACTTTAAGTTGCTGCCAATTCTTCTTGGATCTTAATACTGCGAATGAGAAAAAGGGGTTAAGCCGTTCGCTGGTTGACTTTTTTGTGACTCCTGACCTTGGACATCGATGTGGCGATGAATGGTATGAACGGGGTATGGAGATTCTCTTAAATACCGCTCAACAACAGGACTAA
- a CDS encoding alpha/beta hydrolase family protein: MKQAAIGIYVLLLTQISSKLATCDDYQSVVEEMSPIVREYSIVDSKSKVPVTIYPPHQGSQRRPALLVYLYGSGGSHTVFNLQASSCERLRKLLAERNYYVVVPNLGPRHWMNREASQTLEVLIDQWTKEWNIDGRRVSLMGTSMGAGSALAYGASHPNSLRSICAVMPMTDFAKWAREMPAYGAIMQDAYGGESPSNGKTFQANSAILHADAFARTPLLLIHGTGDQIVPFAHSRSLEAILHAKQYPCTLHTVEGMGHSDEIMKNLQTETVDFFDAAMSDNVAIPER; this comes from the coding sequence ATGAAACAAGCTGCCATTGGAATTTACGTCCTGCTGCTTACCCAAATTTCCTCCAAACTCGCGACATGTGATGACTACCAATCGGTAGTGGAAGAAATGTCACCCATAGTCCGTGAATACTCGATTGTAGACTCCAAATCAAAGGTCCCTGTCACAATTTACCCTCCGCACCAAGGCTCTCAGCGGAGGCCTGCACTTCTTGTTTATCTCTATGGATCAGGCGGTTCGCATACTGTGTTTAATCTCCAGGCATCGTCCTGCGAGCGCCTTCGAAAGTTGTTGGCTGAGCGTAACTATTACGTCGTCGTTCCTAACTTGGGGCCAAGGCATTGGATGAATCGTGAGGCATCACAGACACTCGAAGTATTGATCGACCAATGGACTAAAGAGTGGAATATTGACGGCCGCCGTGTCAGCCTGATGGGAACGAGTATGGGGGCTGGCTCCGCACTGGCCTATGGCGCATCACATCCTAATTCATTGCGATCCATTTGTGCAGTGATGCCAATGACTGATTTTGCCAAGTGGGCCAGGGAAATGCCTGCGTATGGAGCCATAATGCAAGATGCCTACGGCGGCGAGTCTCCATCTAATGGAAAGACATTTCAAGCCAACTCGGCAATACTCCATGCCGACGCATTTGCCAGGACCCCACTGCTGCTCATTCACGGAACAGGCGATCAGATCGTACCCTTCGCCCACAGTAGGTCTTTGGAAGCGATCTTACATGCCAAGCAATATCCCTGCACATTGCACACTGTGGAAGGAATGGGGCACTCCGATGAGATTATGAAGAATCTACAAACGGAAACCGTGGATTTCTTTGACGCTGCGATGAGTGACAACGTTGCAATTCCAGAGAGGTAA